A genomic segment from Colletotrichum higginsianum IMI 349063 chromosome 5, whole genome shotgun sequence encodes:
- a CDS encoding Short-chain dehydrogenase, with amino-acid sequence MTGPQPQRGWELEERTMPSEFDQHRRDTSTTDGPKQPISPHQVRWPFEDTGPDDDGIKQPYPPPQPPESPPVQQQQQQQQQQQQQQYHQPHPSGGPGPSPKPSRTRHVLRYWGLEILTVFAAVCLLAAIIALLAYYDGHYMPEWPFEINLNTAIALLSTFLRAAIVAAVAEIIGQIKWTWFAEQTRPLQHLEDFDAASRSVLGSMKLLAVVLWNLGFSSAGFLAISAAAVTIASLTVAPVTQQAVRAEACSMLQDHVRSAIPAAHYVPGSSAYYRVGAGMYEIEVDMKSAMIKGITDPASQDSNVQVACPSGNCSWPDWGTGVTHASIGVCSRCIDTTSFVSPPDEGGNLTLPDSGAFINALGGKYMWMGYSNLTAYSRLFDDEFATASAVSLANFSTLMVSRSPCTSDDSAGARKLTCPHRLSQSDNSYFAGIGDYIAASCVLYPCLKEYHARYEGNALTEDVVRTTPAVPNPAEQMSSANGYQYSAFSNYTAIQNPCVLDNGTWYDSSNRSQAAHVPGRTWANFGTPDDGAGEPQPGDTISSVPNACLYKMDGTFFSALSRFLSVDLLSASCRYDSMQSGHIDCQDAWWLTPLWADNNATTAGLAEAMDSFAWAVTNKLRETGLGPDVMRGVDALRSRNAEVLGDVWASTTCTFFDRKYIALPAVLVAFCAFLLGWIIVTNHTDPEQPVWKGSVLPLLFFGLHSTVGPGAAGRGGGGGGGESRDAERLARNMTFFRENGRGAPELDRIQQESGRMWVRFHGGTDPGFLDLGTKGRRRRDPEADDVMLVGERAVKS; translated from the coding sequence ATGACAGGACCGCAACCACAACGCGGCTGGGAACTCGAAGAGCGGACCATGCCGTCCGAGTTTGACCAGCATCGCCGAGATACATCAACAACTGATGGCCCAAAACAACCTATCAGCCCACACCAAGTCCGATGGCCCTTTGAGGACACGGggccggacgacgacggtatCAAGCAGCCGTACCccccgccgcagccgccagAGAGCCCGCCCgttcagcagcagcagcagcaacaacaacaacaacaacaacaacaataccATCAACCTCACCCGTCCGGGGGTCCGGGGCCAAGCCCGAAGCCAAGCCGCACCCGCCACGTCCTCCGCTACTGGGGCCTCGAGATCCTCaccgtcttcgccgccgtctgcctactcgccgccatcattGCGCTGCTCGCTTACTACGACGGCCACTACATGCCCGAGTGGCCGTTCGAGATCAACCTCAACACGGCCATCGCCCTGCTCTCGACCTTCCTgcgcgccgccatcgtcgccgccgtcgccgagatcatCGGCCAGATCAAGTGGACCTGGTTCGCCGAGCAGACGCGGCCGCTCCAGCACCTCGAGGACTTTGACGCCGCGAGCCGCTCCGTCCTCGGGTCCATGAAGCTGCTGGCCGTCGTGTTGTGGAACCTGGGCTTCTCGTCCGCCGGCTTCCTCGCcatcagcgccgccgccgtcaccatcGCCAGCCTCACCGTCGCCCCCGTCACGCAGCAGGCCGTCCGCGCCGAGGCCTGCTCCATGCTCCAGGACCACGTCCGCTCCGCCATCCCCGCCGCCCACTATGTCCCCGGGTCGTCGGCCTACTAccgcgtcggcgccggcatgtACGAGATCGAGGTCGACATGAAGAGCGCCATGATCAAGGGCATCACGGACCCGGCCAGCCAGGACAGCAACGTCCAGGTGGCCTGCCCCAGCGGGAACTGCTCGTGGCCCGACTGGGGCACCGGCGTCACGCACGCGAGCATCGGCGTGTGCAGCCGCTGCATCGACACCACGAGCTTCGTCAGCCCGCCCGACGAAGGAGGCAACCTGACGTTGCCGGACAGCGGGGCCTTTATCAACGCCCTGGGAGGGAAGTACATGTGGATGGGCTACAGCAACCTGACCGCGTACAGCCGGCTCTTCGACGACGAGTTCGCAACGGCGTCCGCCGTCTCGCTCGCCAACTTCTCCACGCTCATGGTGTCCAGGTCCCCTTGCACGTCTGACGACTCGGCGGGGGCTCGCAAGCTGACCTGTCCGCACCGCCTGTCGCAGTCCGACAACAGCTACTTTGCGGGTATCGGAGACTACATCGCCGCCTCGTGCGTCCTGTATCCGTGCCTGAAGGAGTACCACGCCCGATACGAGGGCAACGCGCTGACGGAGGACGTCGTCCGGACCACGCCCGCGGTGCCCAATCCCGCCGAGCAGATGTCCTCGGCGAACGGGTATCAATACTCGGCCTTCAGCAACTACACGGCCATACAGAACCCGTGCGTGCTCGACAACGGCACCTGGTACGACTCCAGCAACCGGAGCCAGGCCGCTCACGTCCCCGGCCGCACGTGGGCCAACTTCGGCACgccggacgacggcgcgggcgagcCCCAGCCAGGAGACACCATCAGCAGCGTGCCCAACGCGTGCCTGTACAAGATGGACGGcaccttcttctcggcgctGTCGAGGTTCCTCAGCGTGGACCTGCTGAGCGCGTCGTGCCGCTACGACTCGATGCAGAGCGGCCACATCGACTGCCAGGACGCGTGGTGGCTCACGCCGCTGTGGGCCGACAACaacgcgacgacggccggcctggccgaggccatggacAGCTTCGCGTGGGCCGTCACCAACAAGCTCCGCGAGaccggcctcggcccggaCGTGATGCggggcgtcgacgccctgcGCTCCCGGAacgccgaggtcctcggcgacgtctgGGCGAGCACGACGTGCACCTTCTTCGACCGCAAGTACATCGCGCTGCCCGCCGTCCTGGTCGCCTTCTGCGCTTTCCTGCTGGGCTGGATCATCGTCACGAACCACACCGACCCGGAGCAGCCCGTCTGGAAGGGCAGcgtgctgccgctgctcttcttcggcctGCACAGCACCGTGGGCCCGGGTGCCGCGGGtagggggggaggcggcggcggcggcgagtcTAGGGACGCCGAGCGGCTGGCGAGGAACATGACCTTCTTCCGGGAGAACGGGCGCGGGGCGCCGGAGCTGGACCGGATCCAGCAGGAGTCCGGGCGGATGTGGGTGCGGTTCCACGGCGGGACGGATCCCGGGTTCCTGGACTTGGGGACGAaggggcggaggcggagggatcccgaggccgacgatgtGATGCtggtgggagagagagcggTGAAGAGTTAG
- a CDS encoding Berberine bridge enzyme, translating into MSSLYHQTRLDISITKGSRRNSWSAAAATVLAGLAAQYFLVPGSGIKTVGTPSAIERCLDDVCAGASDCVQFPSPSKQDGAADSGSWMRPFNLGLSSVPTAIVRPRNAGEVAGAVKCALKHNFKVQAKAGGHSYANHGLGGQNGAISVDMEYFQYAHVDSAGPSHNVRVGGGTRLGQIDESLQGHQRAVPHGMCISIGIGGHATVGGIGPASRLWGATLDNVEEMEVVTANGTIVRASTKENPDLFFAMRGAGSGFGIVTEFVMRTHPAPPAVLHFTQDFAYGNLKEMVDIFHDWQAVVADPALDHRLGTEIVLTPQGARIMSTWYGDEADLQQTGILDRLPAGGSMDFRQETWEGSLALLAAEESMHRPEQPGRLHSRSRGLSHGDLFSRAHISAAFDKLERGRDATGPWAIKFQAVGGAVSEVPAAGTAYAHRDDVVLYHSFAADASKDVRDLLDEFHRTLLNMAPGASGTYPGFADPELRDPQLSYWGSNLAALEEIKGRWDPEDVFHNPQSVVPMA; encoded by the exons ATGTCTTCACTTTACCATCAAACACGACTGGACATCTCAATCACCAAGGGCAGCAGGAGAAACTCctggtccgccgccgccgccaccgtcctcgccggcctcgcggcgCAGTACTTCCTCGTTCCCGGGTCCGGCATCAAGACGGTGGGGACTCCCTCCGCTATCGAGCGGTGCCTGGACGACGTCTGTGCCGGCGCCTCGGATTGCGTGCAGtttccttccccttccaagcaagatggcgccgccgactcgGGCTCCTGGATGCGTCCGTTCAACCTCGGCCTGAGCTCCGTCCCCACGGCCATCGTCCGCCCCAGGAACGCGGGCGAGGTCGCGGGCGCCGTCAAGTGCGCACTGAAGCACAACTTCAAGGtccaggccaaggccggggGCCACAGCTATGC TAACCACG GTCTTGGGGGCCAAAATGGTGCCATCTCCGTAGACATGGAATATTTTCAGTATGCCCACGTCGACTCGGCAGGCCCGTCTCACAACGTTCGCGTAGGCGGCGGCACGAGACTCGGTCAGATTGACGAGTCTCTGCAAGGCCACCAACGTGCAGTGCCTCATGGCATGTGCATCAGCATTGGAATCGGAGGCCACGCCACTGTG GGCGGTATCGGACCAGCCTCTCGCCTGTGGGGGGCGACCCTCGATAacgtcgaggagatggaAGTCGTCACGGCCAATGGCACAATCGTCCGCGCCAGCACCAAAGAGAACCCGGACTTGTTCTTC GCCATGAGGGGAGCCGGCTCCGGATTCGGCATCGTCACCGAGTTCGTCATGAGAACCCACCCAGCACCCCCGGCCGTGCTGCACTTCACTCAAGACTTTGCGTATGGTAATCTCAAGGAGATGGTCGACATCTTCCATGACTGGCAAGCAGTCGTCGCCGATCCCGCTCTGGACCACCGCCTCGGCACAGAAATTGTCTTGACCCCTCAGGGCGCCCGCATCATGTCGACGTGgtacggcgacgaggcggacCTCCAACAGACGGGTATCCTCGACCGACTCCCCGCAGGTGGCTCTATGGATTTCCGTCAGGAGACCTGGGAAGGGTCCCTCGCGCTTCTCGCGGCGGAGGAGTCTATGCACCGGCCGGAGCAGCCCGGCAGACTCCACTCCCGAAGCCGGGGCCTCAGCCACGGGGACCTGTTCTCCAGGGCGCACATCTCCGCCGCGTTCGACAAGCTCGAGCGAGGGCGCGATGCGACAGGCCCGTGGGCCATCAAGTTCCaagccgtcggcggcgcggtcTCGGAGGTGCCCGCGGCCGGCACGGCGTACGCCCACCGGGACGACGTCGTGCTTTATCACTCGTTCGCGGCGGACGCCTCCAAGGACGTCCGGGACCTCTTGGACGAGTTCCACCGGACGCTGCTGAACATGGCGCCCGGGGCCTCGGGGACGTACCCAGGCTTCGCCGACCCGGAGCTCCGGGATCCGCAGCTGTCGTACTGGGGGTCGAAtctcgcggccctcgaggagATCAAGGGAAGATGGGACCCCGAGGATGTTTTCCACAACCCCCAGAGTGTTGTTCCCATGGCCTGA
- a CDS encoding VosA protein: MPQQQQQQQQQQSSPPPQQQQQQQQQQQQQHRQQQRQQIQSQQQPQQHGISLAVTQGPTCAKVATGKEKDRKPIDPPPILELVINTRNFDRSFYGNPQHCLVDPSWFLYASLINAQEDSRQDPEMTRKALVGSTCSSLQKYKDPDHQDAGYFVFGDLSVRFEGCYKLQFHLYKMHGTEMVMCASATTEAFQVHTQRTFPGMAESTFLTRYLSEQGCRLRLRKDSRMASNRKRQLTYGIEAEHARSFAPGPSLKRRRGNDGLAATIDDNGLETQEQTEVEWWRTWEPVV, from the exons AtgccacagcagcagcagcagcagcagcagcagcagtcgtcgccgccgccacaacaacagcaacaacagcagcaacagcaacaacaacaacaccgacAGCAACAGCGACAGCAAATACAATCGCAGCAACAACCTCAACAGCA TGGTATTAGTTTGGCCGTCACCCAGGGACCCACATGCGCCAAAGTTGCCACCGGCAAAGAAAAAG ATCGCAAACCGATTGACCCGCCTCCCATTCTTGAACTCGTTATCAACACGAGAAACTTTGACCGCAGCTTCTACGGCAATCCCCAGCACTGCCTTGTCG ACCCTTCCTGGTTTCTGTACGCGTCCTTGATCAACGCCCAAGAAGACAGCAGACAAGACcccgagatgacgaggaaAGCGCTGGTCGGCTCCACGTGCTCATCGCTACAAAAGTACAAGGACCCCGATCACCAGGACGCCGGCTACTTTGTGTTTGGAGACCTTTCGGTCCGTTTTGAAGGATGCTACAAGCTGCAGTTCCATCTGTACAAGATGCATGGCACCGAGATGGTGATGTGCGCCTCGGCCACTACCGAGGCGTTCCAAGTCCACACGCAAAGGACGTTCCCAGGCATGGCCGAGTCAACGTTCCTCACGCGCTACCTCAGCGAGCAGGGATGTCGACTACGTCTTCGGAAAGATTCCCGCATGGCCTCGAACAGGAAGCGCCAGCTCACGTACGGAATAGAGGCAGAACACGCCCGTTCTTTCGCCCCCGGCCCGTCACTGAAGCGCCGTCGTGGAAATGACGGGTTGGCCGCGACAATCGACGACAACGGTCTCGAGACACAGGAACAG ACAGAGGTCGAATGGTGGCGCACTTGGGAGCCCGTGGTCTGA
- a CDS encoding von Willebrand domain-containing protein, which yields MPMGPNHALTPRAPSLQQPQSSSDTDIPNDCLPLLHASVVVNVDGNITRTTLLQRFSNPSEQSIPEARYMFPLYDGAVVVAFRCTVGQERELFGKVQAKEKARNTFEKAVKRHETAALLEEHTPEIFETVIGNIPAQTDIEVRIEYLGEAKISVLDHTGDVIDINIPMSIAPRYGKSSSFPENTSTMVNREGLSIEVKVTDSGTVKKLHCNHQVKIEKNVPFNPMKASSLAELSKSDVRASSSAVPPPTQSVIRYASDVAIMDEDFVVSVENNPSHPLRSRAVLSPSDENGLAAVMINIKPAEIFKRATRADRFAGELLFVLDRSGSMGSLDYRGRQGNTGRTKLATLKRAMPLALSSLPETCHFNVVSFGSDAEFLWRRSMPYTNENLDFAQRYLQRLEANMGGTELLHALKKAVDSRRAEQSSTQIILVTDGEVQSDSILEFVWNTRQELGDKIRFFALGIGFQVPHRLINRIGEFGGGYGEVVDIEAKPKWEDRLIVMLAAGIGPKSWNCTIDLGEGFERQSLMSDRFWDESTRQEPEEPGIVPFIQAPYPIPPMHPFAFRSIFLLLDLSSGSPPTKVILSATKDEAKPATEHVLFLEPTKTDTSTIQHLAAKAALLGLEAEVDRQIPNRRQEELAQKNAVALGINYAVISRWTSYVAVEDSTGVVDEVDLCKAVFLQGELVDFIDSFNKRI from the exons ATGCCGATGGGTCCCAACCACGCGTTGACGCCTCGTGCTCCATCACTTCAACAACCGCAATCTTCAAGCGACACCGACATACCCAACGACTGTTTGCCGCTCCTCCACGCCAGCGTTGTGGTTAACGTTGACGGGAACATAACGCGTACGACGCTGCTCCAACGATTCAGCAACCCGTCCGAACAGTCCATCCCAGAGGCTCGATACATGTTCCCGCTATACGATGGAGCGGTCGTCGTAGCGTTCCGATGCACTGTTGGTCAGGAGAGAGAGTTGTTCGGCAAGGTCCAGGCCAAAGAGAAGGCACGGAATACTTTCGAAAAAGCAGTCAAAAGACACGAAACAGCAGCGTTGTTGGAGGAGCATACGCCCGAGATCTTCGAAACCGTCATTGGAAATATCCCGGCGCAGACTGACATTGAAGTCCGAATCGAGTATCTGGGCGAGGCCAAAATTTCAGTCCTCGACCACACTGGGGACGTCATCGACATCAATATCCCCATGTCCATCGCACCGAGATATGGGAAGTCATCCTCGTTTCCAGAGAATACATCGACTATGGTGAACCGGGAAGGGCTTTCCATTGAGGTCAAGGTGACAGACAGCGGAACGGTCAAGAAGCTGCACTGCAACCATCAAGTCAAAATCGAGAAGAATGTCCCCTTCAATCCAATGAAGGCTAGCAGCCTTGCCGAGCTAAGCAAAAGCGACGTTAGGGCATCGTCATCAGCTGTCCCACCGCCTACCCAGTCTGTCATCAGGTACGCCTCGGACGTTGCCATCATGGACGAAGACTTTGTTGTCTCGGTTGAGAATAACCCCTCTCATCCACTTCGCTCCCGAGCCGTTTTGTCCCCTAGCGATGAAAACGGTCTCGCTGCCGTGATGATCAACATCAAACCCGCAGAGATATTTAAGAGAGCCACCCGCGCGGACCGATTCGCTGGTGAACTTCTCTTTGTTCTCGACCGTTCTGGGTCCATGGGATCACTTGATTATAGGGGCCGGCAAGGAAACACTGGTAGGACAAAGCTTGCAACACTGAAAAGGGCGATGCCCCTTGCGCTGTCCAGTCTGCCGGAGACGTGTCACTTCAATGTCGTGTCTTTCGGATCGGATGCTGAGTTTCTATGGCGACGGTCAATGCCTTACACAAATGAAAACCTTGACTTCGCGCAAAGATATCTGCAAAGACTTGAAGCGAACATGGGAGGGACTGAACTACTTCATGCGCTGAAGAAGGCTGTCGACTCACGCCGTGCCGAACAGTCCTCCACACAGATCATTCTTGTCACGGACGGCGAAGTCCAATCTGATTCCATCCTGGAGTTTGTCTGGAACACACGCCAGGAACTCGGTGATAAGATCCGGTTCTTTGCACTCGGCATAGGATTTCAAGTTCCCCATCGCCTCATCAACCGGATCGGTGAGTTTGGCGGTGGATACGGAGAGGTGGTCGACATCGAAGCAAAGCCTAAGTGGGAAGACCGACTCATCGTGATGCTTGCGGCCGGTATCGGACCAAAGAGTTGGAACTGCACAatcgatctcggcgaggggTTTGAGAGACAGAGTCTCATGTCGGATCGGTTCTGGGATGAATCCACCCGACAAGAGCCCGAAGAACCAGGAATCGTCCCCTTCATCCAGGCCCCGTATCCCATACCGCCGATGCACCCTTTCGCCTTTCGGTCTAtcttccttcttctggaCCTAAGCTCAGGCAGCCCTCCAACAAAGGTGATCCTGAGTGCTACCAAGGACGAGGCCAAACCGGCAACGGAACACGTGCTCTTCCTGGAGCCAACAAAGACAGACACATCCACAATTCAACACCTGGCAGCCAAAGCagctcttctcggcctcgaagcTGAAGTAGACCGCCAAATACCCAATCGACGCCAAGAAGAGCTTGCGCAGAAGAACGCAGTTGCACTGGGGATCAACTACGCCGTCATAAGCCGGTGGACAAGTTACGTGGCCGTCGAAGACTCCACAGGTGTTGTTGACGAAGTCGACCTTTGCAAGGCCGTATTCCTTCAAGGGGAACTCGTGGATTTCATCGACTCTTTCAATAAGAGA ATCTAG
- a CDS encoding Extracellular alkaline serine protease — MSPFRPLSIIAASQRLLPELLRLEKETGIDSIHLQRQMCVLDEAVRQIVVLSPGLDPACTSSNTGDRNIGPVRFFEDALASCDQSLAGLRAALTPNRIKILNRVAKDGDEHNVDTISVIQGLMRELATNINKVTVVAYCLNSKSLESSAVLADRLEDFCRWLSETGVFPDLGVLSDDLSSQNTSSSLLPISNKRKVFFRISEYDLSSPSTSRRVKGNLSLHHTICPLAELDENTADNQPFTLKFRCHCEDEDHSNSLSFQLFSDRSLPVMEVEESSYGVWHMLLVGNRKNVVSARIELLQHEHRDYAVIEALWSRLVRLFLPPKEEKNQSIRGMFAISDSTVSVLRSRATMLSGVTFMIDDSQFSPDWKPNEIYLQLLHHSRASSSSLVGASSDDRHYAFIQESHFSVLVSDKPPYSAGTESRVKDHVVTISRKTIVNHPGTSFIVTVEDVDCFEDGSPQARTSCTSVIFRFREKRAATEFAQYLDRMKKLLQEIELQGPVNAENFLYQREHESPPSEASQQAKSCVTIAYRKSQSREDSQIRTILTRVGHRGSVSLAAPASFLQTIERGPPYNLSDQMFWSLQYAEKGCPLITRKKWDNLLDVKRTSVPRLHTFISQAGPAAIRGDLSKTAAWFKELEDVELVLRTPKRIRISENYRPVRVAVIDTAVDPSRKVVAAYDFINKCVVGSDKDAGTQNFQHGTQSVDLILKVYDEAVIFVAKIFDGEHVDEKQGPLLMAEAITWAVSQSVDIISISAGFASCPEELRAAVHQAHAAGILIFAAASNWGNTNQVAFPARIQDQVFCIFATTAALKDVPEINPEPRKNADNFALLGHDIDLPGHAGLVSGTSAATALAAGLAARVIDFARHTEHPEEISGSYMIESKAGMTAVFRALTMQSKKYDCVKPRRMLPEPWEDDLSNPSRTRSHVRRFLSSVVRNTM; from the exons ATGTCGCCCTTTCGCCCTCTTTCTATTATTGCGGCATCCCAAAGACTGCTGCCCGAGCTACTACGTCTGGAAAAAGAAACAGGTATTGATTCGATCCATCTACAGCGCCAGATGTGTGTTCTGGACGAGGCGGTCCGCCAGATTGTTGTTCTGAGCCCAGGTCTAGATCCCGCATGCACATCATCAAACACCGGCGACAGAAACATCGGTCCTGTGCGATTCTTTGAGGATGCCCTGGCGTCATGTGATCAGTCTCTGGCTGGACTCCGAGCGGCTCTCACTCCTAATAGGATCAAAATCTTGAATCGTGTCGCGAAGGACGGCGATGAGCATAATGTCGACACAATCTCTGTCATACAGGGTCTCATGCGAGAGCTGGCCACGAACATCAATAAGGTCACGGTCGTTGCATATTGTCTCAATTCAAAGTC ACTCGAATCCTCTGCGGTTTTGGCCGATCGACTGGAAGACTTTTGTCGATGGTTGTCGGAAACTGGAGTCTTTCCAGATCTAGGAGTCCTCTCCGATGACCTCAGCAGCCAGAACACCTCTTCTTCGCTACTCCCCATCTCGAACAAGCGCAAAGTATTCTTTAGGATATCCGAATATGACCTATCTTCCCCGTCAACGTCTCGGCGGGTGAAAGGGAATCTGTCACTTCACCACACTATCTGCCCATTAGCAGAGCTCGATGAAAACACAGCCGATAACCAGCCCTTCACTTTGAAATTCCGTTGTCActgcgaggacgaggaccaCAGCAACAGCTTGTCCTTCCAGT TGTTTTCCGACCGAAGTCTCCCAGTAATGGAGGTCGAAGAGTCTTCGTACGGGGTATGGCACATGCTGTTGGTTGGCAACCGCAAAAATGTCGTCTCCGCCCGAATAGAGCTTCTCCAACACGAACATcgag ACTACGCCGTTATTGAGGCCTTGTGGAGTCGCCTGGTTCGACTCTTCCTTCCACCtaaggaagagaagaatCAGTCGATTCGAGGAATGTTTGCAATCTCCGACAGCACTGTTTCGGTCCTCCGATCGAGAGC CACAATGTTATCCGGGGTCACGTTCATGATCGACGACTCCCAGTTTTCTCCCGACTGGAAACCGAACGAGATTTACTTGCAGCTGCTCCATCATTCTCGTGCTTCCAGCTCATCCTTAGTGGGAGCTTCAAGCGACGATCGTCACTACGCCTTTATACAAGAGTCTCATTTCTCCGTCTTGGTTAGTGATAAGCCACCATACAGTGCCGGTACCGAGTCTCGCGTGAAGGATCATGTGGTCACAA TTTCCCGGAAAACCATCGTCAACCATCCTGGCACGTCATTCATTGTTACGGTTGAGGACGTTGACTGCTTTGAGGATGGCTCGCCACAAGCACGCACAAGTTGCACGAGCGTGATTTTCAGGTTCCGAGAGAAAAGAG CTGCCACCGAGTTTGCCCAGTACCTCGACCGTATGAAAAAGTTGTTACAGGAGATTGAATTGCAAGGTCCTGTGAATGCAGAGAATTTTTTATACCAGAG AGAGCACGAGTCTCCTCCTTCAGAGGCCTCTCAACAGGCCAAGTCCTGTGTTACCATAGCGTATCGGAAGTCACAATCCAGGGAGGACTCCCAGATCCGCACCATTCTGACCCGAGTTGGACACCGCGGGTCGGTCTCTTTGGCAG CGCCGGCCTCGTTTCTGCAAACCATCGAAAGAGGACCGCCGTATAATCTTTCTGACCAGATGTTCTGGTCGCTTCAGTATGCCGAGAAAGGTTGCCCACTCATCACTCGGAAGAAATGGGACAACCTGTTGGATGTGAAGAGAACCTCTGTTCCTCGTCTTCATACCTTCATCTCACAGGCAGGGCCAGCGGCCATTCG AGGAGACCTTTCAAAGACCGCGGCTTGGTTTAAAGAACTGGAAGACGTCGAGCTCGTTTTGCGAACACCAAAGAGAATTCGCATAAGTGAAAACTACCGGCCAGTGCGGGTAGCTGTTATAGACACCGCTGTCGACCCGAGTCGCAAAGTCGTCGCCGCATATGACTTTATTAACAAGTGCGTTGTTGGCTCGGACAAAGATGCCGGAACGCAGAACTTCCAGCACGGGACGCAATCAGTAGACCTCATTCTCAAGGTGTACGACGAAGCAGTCATCTTTGTTGCAAAGATCTTTGACGGTGAGCATGTCGACGAGAAGCAGGGCCCGCTCTTGATGGCTGAG GCTATCACTTGGGCAGTATCCCAATCCgtcgacatcatcagcatcTCGGCCGGTTTTGCATCTTGCCCCGAGGAACTTCGAGCCGCCGTCCATCAAGCCCACGCCGCCGGGATTCTCATCTTCGCCGCAGCCTCGAACTGGGGCAACACGAACCAGGTGGCGTTCCCAGCCCGCATCCAAGACCAGGTCTTCTGCATCTTCGCCACGACGGCAGCCCTGAAAGACGTCCCCGAGATCAATCCCGAGCCGCGTAAGAACGCAGACAATTTTGCGCTCCTGGGGCATGACATCGACCTGCCGGGCCACGCCGGCCTTGTAAGTGGGACgtcagcggcgacggcgttggcagCAGGGTTGGCAGCGCGTGTGATTGATTTTGCCCGGCACACGGAGCACCCAGAAGAAATCTCCGGGTCGTACATGATCGAGTCAAAAGCGGGGATGACGGCTGTGTTCCGAGCCTTGACGATGCAGAGTAAAAAGTACGACTGCGTCAAACCGAGGCGGATGCTGCCTGAGCCGTGGGAGGACGATCTGTCGAACCCAAGTCGCACCAGGTCACATGTGAGGAGGTTTCTTTCGAGCGTTGTGAGGAACACCATGTGA